In a genomic window of candidate division WOR-3 bacterium:
- a CDS encoding T9SS type A sorting domain-containing protein translates to MKTLVLALLPALAIATVTFERRWHWFREDIGRSVALMADGGYLVSGETWVDSTLYGIVLARTDSLGDTNSVRHLLGVAHGSGYVCALTGGDIVAAGIRNGSRFFAQGFDPSGDSIWTYDSPHRGLPFALMATSDGGCLIAGRDSMQDMGLVRLDSAGSEKWVRSYDEPRVQGSTTNGVAQTRDSGFILCGDATDYMGSYVRLVRTSSTGDTLWTRLYSGPVGPSLEAVCETPDRGFLAVGNEFDTLQSLDAAFLLRTDSNGTIIWTRNIPFPGAGTHATALRTTSDGGYILAGAVDWGDSSRAWLARLDAGADTVWTKVLPGIGREKAEDVWQTPDGGYVIAGTSDSAGGSVLLVKTDSTGHVDYGVAEDNQAVGRRMGLSITPNPTRGAVSVSWSLPANSAADVSVYDITGTHVYSASEIRASSFRLGLRSLPSGVYLLRLESGRSSATRKLVIE, encoded by the coding sequence GTGAAGACACTGGTACTGGCCCTGCTGCCGGCACTGGCAATTGCCACGGTGACGTTCGAGCGCCGCTGGCACTGGTTCCGCGAAGACATCGGCCGCTCGGTGGCGCTGATGGCGGACGGCGGGTATCTGGTCTCTGGTGAAACCTGGGTGGACTCAACCTTGTACGGCATCGTCCTGGCGCGAACCGACTCCCTGGGCGACACGAATTCGGTACGTCACTTGCTGGGCGTTGCTCACGGCAGCGGCTACGTCTGTGCCCTGACAGGGGGGGACATCGTCGCTGCCGGCATTCGCAACGGCTCACGTTTTTTCGCGCAGGGCTTCGATCCCTCGGGTGACTCGATCTGGACCTACGATTCCCCGCACCGCGGCCTGCCGTTTGCACTCATGGCCACGAGCGATGGCGGATGCCTGATTGCCGGCCGGGATTCGATGCAGGACATGGGCCTCGTGCGGCTCGATTCCGCGGGCAGCGAAAAGTGGGTCCGTTCCTATGATGAACCCCGCGTCCAGGGTTCCACCACCAACGGTGTGGCCCAAACCCGGGACAGCGGTTTCATACTCTGCGGCGACGCGACCGACTACATGGGTTCCTACGTCCGGCTGGTCCGGACCAGTTCAACCGGCGACACGCTCTGGACCCGCCTCTACTCGGGGCCCGTCGGACCCTCACTGGAGGCGGTCTGCGAAACCCCGGACCGCGGGTTTCTCGCCGTGGGCAACGAGTTCGACACCTTGCAGTCACTGGACGCAGCCTTTCTCCTGCGTACCGATTCCAACGGCACCATCATCTGGACCCGCAACATCCCGTTTCCCGGCGCCGGAACGCATGCCACGGCACTTCGCACCACCAGTGACGGTGGCTACATCCTCGCTGGTGCGGTCGATTGGGGTGACTCTTCACGGGCGTGGCTGGCCAGGCTCGACGCCGGGGCGGACACGGTCTGGACAAAGGTCTTGCCCGGCATTGGCAGGGAAAAGGCCGAGGACGTGTGGCAGACTCCGGATGGTGGCTACGTGATTGCCGGCACATCCGACTCCGCCGGCGGCAGCGTGTTGCTGGTGAAGACGGATTCTACCGGCCACGTGGATTACGGCGTCGCTGAGGACAACCAGGCCGTCGGCCGGCGCATGGGCCTGTCAATCACGCCCAACCCGACCCGCGGCGCAGTCAGTGTAAGCTGGTCACTGCCCGCCAATTCCGCGGCCGACGTCAGCGTGTACGACATCACCGGCACCCACGTGTACTCGGCATCCGAAATCCGGGCTTCTTCATTCCGGCTCGGTCTTCGGTCACTACCGTCCGGCGTCTACCTGCTCCGACTCGAGTCCGGCCGCAGCAGCGCGACGAGGAAACTGGTTATCGAATAG
- a CDS encoding class I SAM-dependent methyltransferase — MDPQSSPFEAQADRYDSWYDGKGRLPFEIELAALRPLLAGLPEPWLEVGVGTGRFAQALGIPLGVDPSPALLEKARRRGVEVLYGEGEELVFRAACFGTVFLLTTWEFLNDPPKVLRECRRVLKPGGRLVNAILERDGRWGASYVERRRQGHPLFSRAHFDRYEDVRRLTEQAGFELLDTLSTLFQGPGETVSMEEARPGFVRGASFVVLVARAPVDAPAGPPIR; from the coding sequence ATGGATCCGCAATCGAGTCCTTTTGAGGCTCAGGCCGACAGGTACGACTCGTGGTACGACGGCAAGGGTCGCCTGCCGTTCGAGATAGAGCTGGCAGCCCTGAGGCCGCTCCTGGCCGGACTGCCCGAGCCGTGGCTCGAAGTCGGCGTGGGCACGGGTCGATTCGCTCAGGCGCTGGGAATTCCGCTGGGCGTCGACCCGTCACCGGCGCTGCTCGAGAAGGCGCGGCGGCGGGGAGTCGAAGTGCTGTACGGGGAGGGAGAGGAACTGGTGTTCCGGGCCGCCTGTTTCGGCACCGTGTTCCTGCTGACTACATGGGAGTTCCTCAACGACCCGCCGAAGGTGCTGCGTGAGTGCCGGCGCGTGCTCAAGCCCGGCGGCCGCCTGGTGAACGCCATTCTCGAACGCGACGGCAGGTGGGGTGCGAGCTATGTCGAGCGAAGGCGACAAGGACATCCGCTGTTCAGCCGGGCACACTTCGATCGCTACGAGGACGTCAGGCGATTGACGGAGCAGGCGGGCTTTGAGTTGCTGGATACGCTCTCCACTCTCTTCCAGGGACCAGGTGAGACTGTTTCCATGGAAGAAGCCCGCCCCGGCTTCGTGCGCGGGGCGAGCTTCGTAGTGCTGGTGGCGCGGGCTCCGGTCGACGCGCCGGCCGGACCGCCTATTCGATAA
- a CDS encoding YncE family protein yields the protein MNRTAVLAVLCLLVAYAGAQFRETTVLLPDTLGGVGYPGAMVYNSGANRIYAGGTASDAVAVIDAATGTRVARISTPPGEGIYALCYNPANNKLYASTSVSSAKLLVIDGATHAVLATVPVGGYVNAILVNPATDRVYCVNSGVDSVTVIDGTTNGVVTTVKVGDYPYALCVNATNNKIYVAGNSDSSVTVIDGATNNVVATVRVGRGPIALCWNSGENKAYSANSTDGSVTVIDGATNNVVATVATGTLTRDVCYNPTNSKVYAAANGTSKLVVINGVTNAIDTFFTVGQAYAVGYNPTSNKAYCTWQYSRRVTIIDGTADTVLGTADVGYTPGPVIHAATGNRVFVCNRDDNNLSIVDGVSDSTVATAYVGFYPYGACYDSRQNRLYVPNAHGPTVAVVDCATNTVDAEVAVGQDVSSACFDSVDNKIFCAVSGSQRVAVINAATGAVVDSVPVGGRPFGILYNQASGKVYCSDIYTDSLFVINAATNAVLARMSPGNNPVALCLSTAGNKVYVATRDDDQVRVIDGVTNLVLDSIPVGDGPYFLCYNGNDDKVYVANYGDSTVSVIDCAGDSVVATVKVGRWPFRLAYNPDHNKVYVVTGSGSSVAVLDGAGDSIITKVSVGQSPLSVIYSERTGLAYVGVSARNIVLIDGATNEVRKNVPSGVRVEVFALNPSGGRVYAISPYGSDITVVVDSLTGIAEAMSDERATMKAGPTIVRGVFLLDGDCPRTGTIPKAVLLDACGRRAIDLKPGANDVRRLAPGVYFVRRLAGDYRATEKVVLQK from the coding sequence ATGAACCGAACCGCAGTTCTCGCCGTCCTTTGCCTGCTCGTTGCGTACGCCGGCGCCCAGTTCCGGGAAACCACTGTGCTGCTGCCCGATACGCTCGGTGGCGTCGGATACCCGGGTGCGATGGTCTACAACAGCGGCGCCAACCGCATCTACGCCGGCGGGACCGCGAGCGACGCGGTAGCCGTCATCGACGCGGCGACCGGCACGCGTGTCGCCCGGATCTCCACCCCACCCGGCGAGGGAATCTATGCGCTATGCTACAATCCGGCCAACAACAAGCTCTATGCCTCAACCAGCGTCAGCTCCGCCAAGCTGCTGGTCATCGACGGCGCGACGCACGCAGTGCTGGCAACGGTGCCTGTAGGCGGCTACGTCAACGCAATTCTAGTCAACCCGGCGACCGACCGAGTCTACTGCGTGAACTCGGGCGTGGACTCGGTTACAGTCATCGACGGAACCACCAACGGCGTCGTCACGACGGTGAAGGTAGGTGACTATCCGTACGCGCTCTGCGTCAACGCGACCAACAACAAGATCTACGTCGCAGGGAACTCCGACAGCTCAGTCACCGTCATCGACGGCGCGACCAACAACGTCGTCGCCACTGTCCGGGTCGGCCGCGGCCCGATCGCGCTCTGCTGGAACTCGGGCGAGAATAAGGCGTACAGCGCCAACAGCACCGATGGCAGCGTCACCGTCATCGATGGCGCAACCAACAACGTCGTCGCCACTGTGGCGACCGGGACTCTAACCCGCGACGTCTGCTACAACCCGACCAACAGCAAGGTATACGCTGCGGCAAATGGCACCAGCAAGCTCGTGGTCATAAACGGAGTGACCAACGCCATCGACACGTTCTTCACGGTCGGCCAAGCCTACGCGGTCGGATACAATCCAACCAGCAACAAGGCCTATTGCACCTGGCAGTACAGCCGTCGGGTCACCATCATTGACGGCACGGCCGATACCGTGCTCGGCACGGCCGACGTCGGCTACACGCCGGGGCCGGTCATCCACGCCGCGACGGGCAACCGGGTTTTCGTCTGCAACCGCGACGACAACAACCTGAGCATCGTGGATGGCGTGTCCGATTCGACCGTCGCGACCGCGTATGTCGGCTTCTACCCGTACGGCGCCTGCTATGATTCGCGGCAGAACCGGCTCTACGTGCCCAACGCGCATGGGCCGACGGTCGCGGTCGTGGACTGCGCGACGAACACCGTCGACGCCGAGGTGGCGGTCGGTCAGGATGTGAGTTCGGCCTGCTTCGACAGCGTGGACAACAAGATCTTCTGCGCCGTCTCCGGTTCGCAGCGGGTTGCGGTCATTAACGCGGCGACCGGTGCAGTAGTCGACTCGGTGCCGGTCGGCGGCAGGCCCTTTGGAATCCTGTACAATCAGGCGTCGGGCAAGGTCTACTGCTCCGACATCTATACCGACTCGCTGTTCGTCATCAACGCGGCGACCAACGCGGTTCTGGCGCGAATGAGCCCCGGCAACAACCCTGTTGCACTTTGCCTCAGCACTGCCGGTAACAAGGTCTACGTCGCCACCCGTGACGACGACCAGGTCAGGGTTATCGATGGCGTCACGAATCTCGTTCTTGACTCGATACCGGTCGGCGACGGCCCCTACTTCCTCTGCTACAACGGCAATGACGACAAGGTGTACGTCGCGAACTACGGCGACAGCACCGTATCGGTCATCGATTGCGCGGGCGACTCCGTCGTTGCCACCGTCAAGGTCGGCCGCTGGCCGTTCCGGTTGGCATACAACCCCGACCACAACAAGGTCTACGTCGTCACCGGCTCTGGGAGCAGTGTCGCTGTGCTCGACGGCGCCGGCGACAGCATCATCACCAAGGTCAGCGTCGGCCAGAGTCCGCTAAGCGTCATCTACAGTGAACGCACCGGGCTTGCCTACGTCGGCGTCAGTGCGAGGAACATCGTGCTCATAGACGGTGCCACCAACGAAGTGAGGAAGAACGTACCTTCCGGCGTCCGGGTCGAGGTCTTCGCCCTGAACCCGTCCGGCGGGCGGGTCTACGCCATCAGCCCGTACGGCTCGGACATCACAGTTGTCGTTGACTCTCTGACCGGCATCGCGGAAGCGATGAGTGATGAACGAGCAACGATGAAAGCCGGTCCCACCATCGTCCGCGGCGTCTTCCTACTGGATGGGGACTGTCCCCGCACAGGGACCATCCCCAAAGCCGTCCTACTGGATGCATGCGGCCGCAGGGCAATTGATCTCAAGCCCGGCGCGAATGACGTGCGTCGCCTCGCGCCCGGGGTATACTTCGTCCGGCGCCTGGCCGGCGACTACCGGGCTACCGAGAAGGTGGTCTTGCAGAAGTAG
- a CDS encoding tetratricopeptide repeat protein: MSSKSDRWHRRPAKPDAAEDRGPGVTPQTAAHGGQPSADTPVQEAEEWCMKAVALHREGRLEDAIPLFDKALELNPREARGWAGKGLCLDALGRDEEALACYSEALADAPRDAEVWWLKGDALERQGRHEEALRHLDKALELDPCLANAWIDEGLARKALGRCDEAVRCYDQALKLDRRSPEAWYNRGNALCALGRFEEGLRCFSESLVLNPHDASAWSNKGVCLAGLGRHEEAVACFEKALQIDPLYPVAWRAKAVALERLGRIAEAVEAYKQFITLASADDAASVEGVEKHVRELESASAAS; this comes from the coding sequence ATGAGCAGCAAATCCGACCGTTGGCATCGCAGGCCTGCAAAGCCTGACGCTGCCGAGGACCGCGGTCCGGGCGTGACGCCGCAGACAGCAGCGCACGGCGGGCAGCCATCCGCCGACACGCCGGTGCAGGAAGCAGAGGAGTGGTGCATGAAGGCGGTTGCCCTGCACCGGGAAGGCCGACTCGAGGACGCAATCCCTCTTTTCGATAAAGCGCTGGAGCTGAATCCCCGTGAAGCCCGAGGCTGGGCGGGCAAAGGTCTCTGTCTTGATGCGCTGGGCCGAGACGAAGAGGCGCTCGCCTGCTACAGCGAGGCACTCGCAGACGCCCCACGGGACGCCGAGGTCTGGTGGCTCAAGGGTGATGCCCTTGAAAGGCAGGGCCGGCACGAGGAGGCGCTGCGACACCTGGACAAGGCACTCGAGCTCGATCCCTGCCTGGCAAACGCGTGGATCGACGAAGGACTGGCCCGCAAGGCTCTCGGCCGGTGCGATGAAGCGGTTCGCTGCTATGACCAGGCGCTGAAGCTGGACAGGCGCAGCCCGGAAGCCTGGTACAACAGAGGGAACGCCCTCTGTGCCCTGGGACGGTTTGAGGAGGGACTCCGCTGCTTCAGCGAGTCGCTGGTGCTCAACCCGCACGACGCGAGCGCCTGGAGCAACAAAGGCGTCTGCCTTGCCGGCCTGGGCCGCCACGAGGAAGCGGTCGCCTGCTTCGAAAAGGCCCTGCAGATCGACCCCTTGTACCCGGTGGCTTGGCGGGCAAAGGCAGTGGCACTGGAACGGCTTGGCCGGATAGCGGAAGCGGTCGAGGCGTACAAGCAGTTCATCACGCTTGCATCTGCCGACGATGCCGCGTCGGTCGAGGGCGTAGAGAAGCACGTTCGCGAGTTGGAGAGCGCATCGGCCGCATCGTAG
- a CDS encoding tetratricopeptide repeat protein gives MPGESGPTNRPSRNWDKAAAFAAVAALSPIVLLVLERGILARARALLSDTNAAAIRPPVSWFVVHVDVVAWAWVIFFVVLAFVFLRDTGSEEEALAVSEAFDDYPETEPRPEVATAGPRIAAPRAAAEPSAGSRDSVPVVPNMPQALAWLKKGNELYALGHVEQAIANFDSAIRLNPRLAGAWAGKGLASNALGQYQEAIRCYDESLRLDPRDPAVWHDKGNTLCAIGRLEGALNCFNETLVLDPRDARAWNNKGICLASLGRPEEALPCCSKATELDPSFAVAWHARAVIEERLGLLPQAIATYKRFVTLAPEGEAVVERVRRHVSALEAAPKTEA, from the coding sequence TTGCCTGGCGAGTCCGGACCGACAAACCGGCCGTCCAGGAACTGGGACAAGGCAGCGGCGTTCGCGGCCGTGGCCGCCCTTTCGCCGATTGTCCTGCTGGTCCTGGAGCGCGGCATCCTGGCCAGGGCGCGCGCACTCCTCTCCGACACCAATGCCGCCGCAATCAGGCCGCCGGTGTCCTGGTTCGTGGTCCATGTCGATGTTGTCGCCTGGGCATGGGTGATCTTCTTCGTGGTACTGGCGTTCGTCTTTCTCCGCGATACGGGGTCGGAGGAAGAGGCGTTGGCCGTGTCGGAGGCATTCGACGACTACCCCGAGACGGAACCCCGGCCGGAGGTGGCGACGGCGGGTCCCCGCATTGCAGCACCACGGGCAGCAGCGGAGCCGTCGGCAGGGAGTCGCGACTCCGTGCCGGTGGTGCCGAACATGCCGCAGGCCCTGGCCTGGTTGAAGAAGGGTAACGAGTTGTACGCCTTGGGTCACGTCGAGCAGGCGATTGCCAATTTCGACAGTGCCATCAGGCTCAATCCGCGCCTCGCCGGTGCCTGGGCCGGCAAGGGGCTGGCCAGCAATGCCCTGGGTCAGTACCAGGAAGCGATCCGCTGCTATGATGAGTCGCTCCGACTCGATCCGCGGGATCCGGCAGTCTGGCACGACAAGGGTAACACGCTCTGCGCCATCGGGCGGCTGGAGGGAGCACTCAACTGCTTCAACGAGACGCTGGTACTCGACCCGCGCGACGCGAGGGCGTGGAACAACAAGGGCATCTGTCTTGCCAGTCTGGGCCGCCCCGAGGAAGCGCTTCCCTGTTGCAGCAAGGCCACCGAGCTGGATCCTTCTTTCGCCGTGGCGTGGCACGCCAGGGCGGTCATAGAGGAACGCCTGGGCCTGCTGCCGCAGGCAATCGCGACCTACAAGCGGTTCGTCACCCTCGCCCCGGAAGGCGAAGCAGTGGTCGAGAGAGTCCGGCGGCATGTGAGCGCGCTCGAAGCCGCTCCCAAGACAGAGGCCTGA